In Lascolabacillus massiliensis, a single genomic region encodes these proteins:
- a CDS encoding SIS domain-containing protein → MGFVNSNTYREIFHQPEMWRQTYSIISERKEEISNFLSNYYNNDVTVVFTGAGTSSYVGNILQYLMAGYGITNYKSVATTDLTTHADTIFLKNKKYILVSLARSGNSPESIAAVDIADSICGDNISHIFITCNAEGALAKREPKSNVLSLILPDATNDKGLAMTSSFSSMLLMAMLVFDLNNVEENRAGVDKLSKKAEYMLNRYSEDIQKIAAIDFERAVFLGSGEKKGIAEECHLKLQELTDGKVICLFDSFLGFRHGPKAALNEKTLIIYLFADDEKTLKYEIDLVVQINQQIKPAGQIYVAERKIEQTEVKYDLEMVPETYENTKFDVILYVLVGQLLGLFKNVELKLDPDSPSASGKIARVVEGVTIY, encoded by the coding sequence ATGGGATTTGTAAATAGTAACACATACCGTGAAATATTTCATCAGCCGGAGATGTGGAGACAAACATACAGTATTATATCGGAAAGAAAAGAAGAAATATCAAACTTTTTATCTAACTACTATAATAATGATGTGACTGTAGTTTTTACGGGAGCAGGGACTTCATCTTACGTAGGGAATATTTTACAGTATTTGATGGCAGGTTATGGTATTACTAACTATAAATCTGTTGCTACTACCGATTTGACTACTCACGCTGATACTATTTTTCTTAAAAATAAAAAATATATTCTTGTCTCTTTGGCTAGATCGGGTAACAGTCCGGAAAGTATAGCTGCTGTTGATATTGCTGACTCTATTTGCGGTGACAATATATCTCACATATTCATTACATGTAATGCTGAGGGCGCTTTGGCAAAAAGAGAGCCTAAAAGCAACGTGCTTTCGTTAATTCTTCCGGATGCAACTAATGATAAGGGTTTGGCTATGACCAGCAGTTTCTCTTCTATGCTTCTTATGGCAATGTTGGTATTTGATCTAAATAATGTTGAAGAAAACAGAGCCGGAGTTGATAAATTAAGTAAGAAGGCCGAATATATGTTAAATAGGTATTCTGAGGATATACAAAAGATTGCTGCAATAGATTTTGAAAGAGCTGTTTTTCTTGGCTCAGGTGAAAAGAAAGGAATAGCTGAGGAGTGTCATCTTAAACTTCAGGAACTTACCGATGGGAAAGTAATATGTCTTTTTGATTCGTTCCTGGGTTTCAGACATGGACCAAAAGCAGCTTTAAATGAAAAGACTTTGATTATATACCTTTTTGCAGATGATGAAAAGACACTTAAATATGAAATAGATCTGGTTGTACAAATTAATCAACAAATTAAACCTGCAGGTCAGATTTACGTAGCAGAAAGAAAAATAGAGCAAACAGAAGTGAAATATGACCTGGAGATGGTGCCTGAAACATACGAGAATACAAAATTTGATGTAATTTTATATGTACTTGTTGGTCAGTTGCTGGGCCTTTTCAAAAATGTTGAATTGAAACTGGATCCTGATAGCCCATCGGCAAGTGGAAAAATTGCACGTGTTGTTGAAGGTGTAACCATTTATTAA
- a CDS encoding glycoside hydrolase family 5 protein has translation MKRRAFLKTTAIGTGMIAMGSRSDIFSMPGLTPANQTIGNKLPLWRGFNILDFFTVDRYISDKEKFLATEQDFKWMADWGFDFVRIPIAYPCYLNYDPAIGRNIYPEETVDFREEAIEAIEKVVYAANKYNLHVSLNLHRAPGFCINAHFHEPFNLWLDNEAQQAFYQHWDMWAKRFKNISPKLLSFDLVNEPCFKEDMNDQFSPSTPIPGEIYRKIAKGCLEVIHKYNADRLVIADGNHGGNLVIPELMDLPIGQSCRGYFPHYVSHYRASWVWKNPDDAPRPVWPGVINGKKFNRQVLEEFYQPWIDLVNQGVGVHCGECGCYKETPHDIFLAWFGDQLDILTSHNIGWGLWNFRGSFGLLDSERKDVDYEDWYGHKLDRKLLNILQQH, from the coding sequence ATGAAACGTCGCGCATTTTTAAAAACTACAGCAATTGGAACAGGTATGATTGCAATGGGAAGTCGCTCTGATATCTTCTCAATGCCGGGATTAACGCCTGCTAATCAAACTATAGGCAATAAACTTCCCCTATGGAGAGGATTTAATATTTTAGATTTTTTCACTGTTGACCGATATATCTCTGATAAAGAAAAATTCTTAGCTACTGAACAGGATTTTAAGTGGATGGCTGACTGGGGATTCGACTTTGTACGCATTCCTATTGCATATCCATGTTATCTTAATTATGATCCCGCAATAGGAAGAAATATCTATCCTGAAGAGACGGTTGATTTCAGAGAGGAGGCTATTGAGGCAATTGAAAAGGTTGTTTATGCTGCCAATAAGTATAATTTGCATGTAAGCCTGAATTTGCACCGTGCACCCGGTTTTTGCATAAATGCACATTTCCATGAACCATTTAACTTATGGTTAGATAATGAAGCACAGCAGGCATTTTATCAGCATTGGGATATGTGGGCTAAGCGATTCAAGAACATCTCGCCAAAACTGTTGAGTTTTGACTTGGTGAATGAACCCTGTTTTAAGGAGGATATGAATGATCAGTTTTCTCCTTCAACACCAATACCGGGTGAAATTTATCGAAAAATTGCCAAAGGATGTCTGGAAGTAATTCACAAGTATAATGCTGACAGATTGGTAATTGCTGATGGTAATCATGGTGGCAATCTTGTAATTCCTGAACTTATGGATCTCCCTATTGGACAGAGCTGCAGGGGCTATTTTCCTCATTATGTATCCCACTATCGCGCCAGTTGGGTATGGAAGAATCCGGATGATGCACCCAGGCCTGTATGGCCAGGTGTTATAAATGGTAAGAAGTTTAACAGACAGGTACTAGAAGAATTTTATCAACCATGGATAGATCTGGTTAACCAAGGCGTAGGAGTTCATTGTGGTGAGTGCGGCTGTTATAAAGAAACACCTCATGATATTTTTCTTGCCTGGTTTGGGGATCAGCTAGATATTCTTACTTCGCATAATATTGGTTGGGGTTTATGGAACTTCAGAGGTAGTTTTGGACTATTGGATTCAGAAAGAAAAGATGTAGACTATGAAGATTGGTATGGACATAAACTGGATAGAAAACTATTAAATATCCTTCAGCAGCATTGA
- a CDS encoding glycoside hydrolase family 76 protein: protein MKKYLVLLLIGLILSLHSFSKDFENLHRALDITNNTIWKYTSYEEWKNNRTINPRPKYNIYTGETVGNSYNCYEYTNIIEMLMTAMKSLQKVKDIPGADPEYQKLFDHYEQLVWDASTINLDYYKGYAIVTSSTQSEVRWENIIGVHRQEKIDPQNHNVSGRLNVYDDQMWLIRCFLEIYSILEKEAVSLSGDALATNKERRKWYLDYSEYLTAYCLDGWDQSKKPNGEEWGGITWGPGYTSKHTCSNSPLISPLVWLSEIYSESPDKIDFLVRGDYNTNRVTSESMLKSDYYMMYAEKIYDFVNNTFLREDNVYGDMIGCKTTVPDSGPNKGLRTTISNGNLDRTAYSYNSGSTLSGVADLYRVSDDPEKKKKYYEDLVALADASFKFFTDSQIKDDYYSFPQNKTGKAEFDACLLRAWVEIYTNSIYDTSYYIDAFSKTLNFAYDNYYKDGFLPMDHLVGWKPNMIAEDNYDNRDDVRVSGLRTFSYSAQFSWISLADYSNINN from the coding sequence ATGAAAAAATATCTGGTACTTTTATTAATAGGTTTGATTTTATCGTTGCACAGCTTTTCTAAAGATTTTGAAAATTTGCATAGAGCTTTGGATATCACCAATAATACAATTTGGAAGTACACAAGTTATGAAGAATGGAAAAACAACAGGACAATAAACCCTCGTCCAAAATACAACATTTATACAGGTGAAACGGTGGGCAATAGCTACAACTGCTACGAATACACAAATATTATAGAGATGTTGATGACCGCAATGAAGAGTCTGCAAAAGGTTAAAGATATTCCTGGTGCTGATCCGGAATACCAGAAACTTTTTGATCATTACGAACAGCTTGTTTGGGATGCTTCTACAATTAACCTTGATTATTATAAAGGGTACGCAATAGTTACTTCTTCAACTCAGTCTGAGGTCAGATGGGAAAATATTATTGGTGTTCACAGACAGGAAAAGATTGATCCACAAAACCATAATGTAAGTGGACGTCTGAATGTGTATGATGATCAGATGTGGCTCATCAGATGTTTCCTTGAAATATATTCTATACTCGAAAAAGAAGCAGTGAGTCTTTCCGGGGATGCATTAGCTACAAATAAAGAGCGTAGAAAATGGTATCTTGATTATTCTGAATATCTTACAGCCTACTGTCTGGATGGTTGGGATCAAAGTAAGAAACCAAACGGTGAAGAATGGGGAGGAATTACCTGGGGACCTGGTTATACCAGCAAACATACATGTTCTAACAGTCCGCTTATTTCTCCATTGGTCTGGTTATCTGAAATATACAGTGAATCGCCGGATAAAATTGACTTTCTTGTTAGAGGTGATTATAATACTAACAGGGTTACTTCTGAATCAATGCTAAAGAGTGACTATTATATGATGTATGCTGAGAAGATATATGACTTCGTTAACAACACTTTTTTACGTGAAGACAATGTTTATGGTGATATGATTGGTTGCAAAACTACAGTTCCTGATTCAGGACCAAATAAAGGTTTAAGAACAACTATCTCAAATGGCAATCTTGACAGAACAGCATACTCTTACAACTCAGGCTCTACACTATCCGGAGTTGCAGATTTATATAGAGTTTCTGATGATCCAGAGAAAAAGAAAAAATACTACGAAGATTTAGTTGCATTAGCTGATGCATCTTTTAAATTTTTCACTGATTCGCAAATTAAAGATGACTATTACTCTTTTCCTCAAAACAAAACAGGTAAAGCGGAATTTGATGCCTGCCTGCTTCGTGCATGGGTAGAAATATATACCAACTCTATATATGATACATCTTACTATATAGACGCTTTCTCAAAGACTCTTAACTTTGCATATGACAACTATTATAAGGATGGATTTTTGCCAATGGATCATCTTGTAGGGTGGAAACCAAATATGATTGCAGAAGACAACTATGATAACAGGGATGATGTGAGGGTATCAGGACTTAGAACATTCAGCTATTCAGCACAGTTTTCGTGGATTTCTTTGGCTGATTATTCAAACATAAATAACTAA
- a CDS encoding DeoR/GlpR family DNA-binding transcription regulator → MENFSTNERRADIIQLINQHNRVTVEELCKRYSLSEVTIRKDLEVLKKRNLLFRVRGGAIKIPTANIDGNDVHIESKRLFHHKQKKAIGKMAATLINENETIIIDSGTTTMEIAKNLHRFQKLTIVTNAIDIALEVSKYNRFDVILLGGYLRGSSLSTVGPLAESVLKVIYCDKLFLGVDSFNIEEGISTPNIEEANINQTMITMAKETIAVFDSSKFNKRSFAFISKVTDLKAVVTDEDTPSHLVADLRNKKIEVYLTPYDR, encoded by the coding sequence ATGGAAAATTTCTCAACAAACGAAAGAAGAGCAGATATAATTCAATTAATTAACCAGCACAATCGCGTTACGGTTGAAGAACTTTGTAAAAGATACTCGCTATCTGAGGTAACAATCCGAAAGGATCTGGAAGTGCTTAAAAAACGCAATTTACTTTTCAGAGTACGTGGTGGTGCAATAAAAATACCAACTGCCAATATAGATGGAAATGACGTACACATTGAATCCAAAAGGCTTTTCCATCACAAACAAAAGAAAGCAATTGGCAAAATGGCTGCCACTCTTATAAACGAAAACGAGACAATAATAATAGACTCCGGCACTACAACCATGGAGATAGCCAAGAATCTACACAGGTTTCAAAAGTTGACAATAGTAACAAACGCTATAGATATAGCATTAGAGGTTTCGAAATATAATCGTTTTGATGTGATATTGCTTGGTGGATATCTCCGCGGATCCTCTTTATCCACTGTGGGGCCTCTTGCAGAGTCTGTTTTGAAAGTTATTTATTGTGATAAACTATTTCTGGGTGTTGACAGCTTCAATATTGAAGAGGGTATTTCTACACCTAATATAGAAGAAGCCAATATCAATCAAACTATGATAACAATGGCAAAAGAAACAATTGCCGTATTCGACTCCTCTAAATTCAACAAAAGAAGTTTCGCATTTATTTCTAAAGTTACAGACTTGAAAGCTGTAGTTACCGATGAAGATACACCCTCTCATTTAGTAGCAGATTTAAGAAATAAAAAAATTGAAGTCTATCTTACGCCTTACGACAGATAA
- a CDS encoding carbohydrate kinase family protein, with product MKNYDVVAIGELNVDLILNGIQGEPTVGKEIFAEDMLLTLGSSTAIFAANVACLGSKTGFVGMIGKDVFGTLIEASLTEKGVDTSMLIKSSKYASGATICLNYNEDRANVTYQGAMDHMSYDDIDNSVFTNTKHIHLSSVFLQSGIKKDLLKILKSARENSVTTSFDPQWDPKEKWDMDYKEVLPYLNVFLPNETELKFITGSETLEEGIEKIRPYINVCVVKCGRNGSILLQKGKADIKLDAFLNNDVVDAIGAGDSFNAGFIHAFVKGASVEEAQVNGNLTGAVNTTAAGGTGAFTSAEAVKKIAADRFKKSLIL from the coding sequence ATGAAAAATTATGATGTAGTAGCTATCGGAGAACTTAACGTAGATTTAATACTGAACGGAATTCAGGGAGAACCTACTGTAGGGAAAGAGATTTTTGCAGAGGATATGCTTCTGACGCTAGGAAGTTCAACTGCTATTTTCGCAGCCAATGTTGCATGCCTTGGATCTAAGACAGGTTTCGTTGGCATGATAGGAAAAGATGTGTTCGGTACTCTTATTGAAGCTAGTTTGACAGAGAAGGGAGTAGATACCTCTATGCTGATAAAATCATCCAAGTATGCATCGGGTGCAACTATCTGCCTGAATTACAATGAAGATAGGGCAAATGTGACATATCAGGGTGCAATGGATCACATGTCATATGATGATATTGATAATTCAGTTTTTACTAACACAAAACATATTCATCTCTCATCTGTGTTTTTGCAGTCAGGTATAAAGAAAGATCTGCTTAAGATTCTTAAATCAGCTCGTGAAAATAGTGTAACTACATCCTTTGACCCACAATGGGATCCAAAAGAGAAATGGGATATGGATTATAAAGAGGTATTACCATACCTGAATGTATTTCTGCCCAATGAAACTGAACTGAAGTTTATTACCGGATCTGAAACATTAGAGGAGGGAATAGAAAAAATCAGACCATATATAAACGTATGTGTAGTGAAATGTGGAAGGAATGGTTCTATATTACTCCAAAAAGGTAAAGCAGATATAAAACTAGATGCTTTTCTTAATAACGATGTAGTTGATGCAATTGGGGCCGGTGACAGTTTTAATGCTGGTTTTATTCATGCATTTGTCAAAGGAGCATCAGTTGAAGAGGCTCAGGTTAATGGAAACCTTACAGGGGCAGTTAACACTACTGCTGCTGGAGGTACAGGAGCTTTCACTTCGGCAGAAGCTGTGAAAAAGATAGCTGCTGACAGATTCAAAAAGAGTCTGATATTATAA
- a CDS encoding GMC family oxidoreductase gives MKNSHVNAVVVGAGAGGGVVAKELSVAGLTVVLFERGGWASFDDHDHDEIFSQRTTLLGNAYGPDNDRNRRVRVLPDGKEIIVLPNDWRYENNAACVGSGTVSYGAMAWRFMSEDFRMKSTYGHVEGSSIDDWPISYEDLEPCYEKAEWEIGVAGDDSLNPFAPPRKKPQPMPPFEHNKEAKILEAAARRLGYHPFPIPMLRNSIPFGGRPQCYRIRSCVGFACPVNAKNGTHNTVIPIALKTKNCELRTHCMVSEILVDNNGKVTGVSYFDEKKRKQTQTADIVVVSSSATETARLLLNSKSKFFPAGIGNEHDWVGRNLQGHAYAGAYGLFEEDIYDDRGPGASLAICDFNHYNPGIIGGGVLCNEFNRLPYLFSGIRPPNSPSWGKEHKEFQKVNFKRVGQVVGPYQEIPSFESRVDVSPDVKDFWGIPVCKISGNMSVKDDEGTAFMAEKAEKWLLEAGASVVWKTGVTNGPRPASGGQHQAGTCRMGNDPKTSVCDKYGRVHNVPNVFVADGSLHVTNGGFNPVLTIMALGYRIGGYIASEWNKGNRFK, from the coding sequence ATGAAAAACAGTCACGTAAATGCTGTGGTAGTCGGAGCTGGTGCCGGTGGTGGTGTTGTAGCTAAAGAGCTTAGTGTTGCGGGCTTGACGGTAGTCTTGTTCGAAAGAGGTGGTTGGGCCTCTTTTGATGATCACGATCATGATGAGATTTTTTCACAGCGCACTACTTTGCTTGGAAATGCATATGGACCTGATAATGATCGGAACAGAAGAGTAAGGGTACTACCAGATGGAAAAGAGATCATTGTATTACCTAATGACTGGAGATATGAAAATAATGCGGCATGTGTTGGTTCAGGGACTGTAAGCTATGGCGCCATGGCATGGAGATTTATGTCCGAAGACTTTAGAATGAAATCTACTTACGGACATGTAGAGGGCTCCTCTATAGATGACTGGCCTATTTCTTATGAAGACCTTGAACCATGTTACGAAAAAGCTGAGTGGGAAATTGGTGTTGCAGGTGATGATAGTTTAAATCCGTTCGCTCCTCCCAGAAAAAAGCCACAACCTATGCCACCCTTCGAGCATAATAAAGAGGCAAAAATATTAGAGGCGGCTGCACGAAGATTAGGGTATCATCCTTTCCCTATTCCAATGTTAAGAAATTCAATTCCTTTTGGCGGACGCCCGCAGTGCTACAGAATACGGTCTTGCGTTGGCTTTGCCTGTCCAGTTAATGCTAAAAACGGCACACATAACACAGTTATACCGATTGCACTTAAGACTAAGAATTGTGAACTTAGAACTCATTGCATGGTTAGTGAGATTCTTGTTGACAATAATGGAAAAGTAACCGGAGTTAGTTACTTTGATGAGAAAAAAAGGAAGCAAACTCAGACAGCTGATATTGTAGTTGTTTCTTCTTCTGCTACAGAAACAGCCAGACTGTTGCTTAACTCCAAATCTAAATTTTTTCCAGCAGGAATTGGAAACGAACATGACTGGGTGGGTAGAAACCTGCAAGGGCATGCTTATGCGGGAGCGTATGGTCTGTTTGAAGAGGATATTTATGATGATCGAGGACCTGGGGCATCATTAGCAATATGTGATTTCAATCACTATAACCCCGGGATTATTGGTGGTGGAGTATTGTGCAACGAGTTTAACCGACTCCCATATCTTTTTAGCGGAATAAGACCTCCCAATTCACCTTCATGGGGTAAAGAGCATAAAGAGTTTCAGAAAGTCAATTTCAAGCGGGTCGGACAGGTTGTAGGTCCTTATCAGGAAATACCATCTTTCGAATCAAGAGTTGATGTCTCACCTGATGTGAAAGATTTTTGGGGAATTCCTGTATGTAAAATTTCAGGCAACATGAGCGTTAAAGATGATGAGGGAACAGCATTTATGGCAGAGAAAGCCGAAAAGTGGCTGTTGGAAGCCGGAGCATCAGTTGTATGGAAAACAGGTGTCACAAACGGTCCGCGCCCTGCTTCGGGAGGACAGCATCAGGCCGGCACTTGCAGAATGGGGAATGATCCAAAGACATCGGTTTGCGATAAATATGGCAGAGTTCACAACGTTCCTAATGTTTTTGTTGCTGATGGCAGCTTACATGTCACAAACGGAGGCTTTAATCCCGTTTTGACTATTATGGCTTTAGGTTATCGGATAGGAGGCTATATCGCATCCGAATGGAATAAGGGAAATCGATTTAAATGA
- a CDS encoding gluconate 2-dehydrogenase subunit 3 family protein encodes MSSKNISRREFAKAFSLSIGSLLFFNQCKFSYEPQYRFFSEEEATLTDAIVEQIIPTDEWLGAKDAGVTNFIDKQLVGPFSRFKTDYRSGLNSIIVTCQNIYGKKFEELSWCEQTEFLKEMERGTFSDIESKNTGNNDNFWNDNERVWKKGADRSFFELIRSHTMAGYYGSPRHGGNYMYVSYRMIGLDIPTIQGRNKHNLS; translated from the coding sequence ATGTCATCTAAAAACATATCCAGAAGAGAATTTGCAAAAGCTTTTTCGCTGAGCATTGGAAGTCTGCTATTTTTCAACCAATGCAAATTTTCTTATGAACCTCAATACAGGTTTTTTTCCGAGGAAGAGGCTACGCTTACAGATGCAATTGTAGAACAAATTATACCTACAGATGAATGGCTAGGTGCTAAGGATGCGGGAGTGACTAATTTCATTGATAAACAACTGGTTGGTCCTTTTTCAAGATTTAAAACGGATTACAGATCGGGGTTGAATTCCATTATTGTTACCTGTCAAAACATTTATGGGAAAAAGTTTGAGGAGTTGTCATGGTGTGAACAGACTGAATTCTTAAAAGAGATGGAAAGAGGGACTTTCAGTGATATTGAGAGTAAAAATACTGGAAACAATGATAACTTCTGGAATGACAATGAAAGGGTTTGGAAAAAAGGTGCTGACAGGTCATTTTTTGAGTTGATTAGAAGTCATACCATGGCAGGGTATTATGGAAGTCCAAGACACGGAGGCAACTATATGTATGTGAGTTACAGGATGATTGGTTTAGATATTCCTACTATACAAGGCAGAAATAAACACAACTTATCATGA